A stretch of Cydia splendana chromosome 7, ilCydSple1.2, whole genome shotgun sequence DNA encodes these proteins:
- the LOC134792316 gene encoding uncharacterized protein LOC134792316: MTDIMTDNDLTDIPDMADEDGYEFDSLKIPEIVTPDDMNESGYQEGSEKSYGDRRDSKEGFGGEGDSDSGVDGVSSGCSTADDCPVVSVNDVVAYYDDIRPRRRHVPQLNFYSVDIEKMAMDAVAQVSAFFTHISN, translated from the coding sequence ATGACCGACATAATGACCGACAACGACTTGACCGACATACCCGACATGGCCGACGAGGACGGCTATGAGTTCGACTCTCTGAAGATCCCCGAAATCGTGACTCCGGACGACATGAACGAGTCAGGGTATCAAGAGGGTTCGGAGAAGAGTTACGGGGATAGGAGGGATTCGAAGGAGGGTTTCGGGGGGGAGGGGGATAGTGACAGCGGAGTGGACGGGGTGTCGAGCGGGTGCAGCACGGCGGACGACTGTCCCGTCGTGTCGGTGAACGACGTCGTCGCGTATTACGACGACATCCGGCCGCGTCGACGTCATGTGCCGCAGCTGAACTTCTACAGCGTGGATATTGAGAAGATGGCGATGGATGCTGTTGCTCAGGTGAGTGCATTTTTTACACATATTAGCAATTAA